In Chlorobiota bacterium, the sequence ACCACCACGCCAATCGCCAGCGCAATTCCGCCAAGCGACATGATGTTGGAGGTGATGCCGAACGCCCGCATCAGCAAGAACGCCAGCAGCACCGAGACCGGAATCTCGATAAGAATACGGACCGCGCTGCGGACGTGGAAGATGAAGATCAGCACCACCAACGTCACGATCAGGGCTTCTTCAATCAGGGCGCGTTCAAGCGTTCCGATTGCTTCGTTAATCAGCGGCGTGCGGTCGTAGCTTGGGACGATTGCCACCCCTTTTGGCAGGCCCGGAGCAATCTCGGCAATCTTCTCTTTCACCCGTTCAATCACTTCCCCGGCGTTCTCCCCCTGGCGCATCACAATGATGCCACCAACGGCTTCCCCCTTGCCATCGTTCTCCAGCGATCCGCGCCGCAAATCGGCACCAAGCTGGACGGTTGCCACCTGGTCCAGCCGCACCGGAATCCCGCCCGTAAGCGTTGCGACGGTGGTTCGCGCAAGGTCATCGCGGCCGTTGAGATAGCCCTGGCCCCGCACAAAAAATTCCGCACCGGAGACCTCGATCAGCTTCCCGCCAACTTCGTTGTTCGAGCGTTGCACCGCCGCCACAATGGCATCGAAGGTGATGCCGAACGAGCGCATCTTCTCCTGGTTCACATCCACCTGATATTGGCGGATGAAGCCGCCGATGCTGGCAACTTCGGCAACGCCATCCACCGCCGCCAATCGGTAGCGGATGAACCAATCTTGGATTGAGCGGAGCGTGGCAAGGTCGTAGCCCTCCCCCTGGACGGTGTACCAGAAGACGTGGCCAACGCCGGTTCCGTCGGGGCCAAGCGTTGCGGTTACGCCCGGGGGGAGCTTGGCTTGGGCAACCTGCAGCCGTTCCTGCACGCGGGTGCGGGCCTGGGTAAGGTCGGTCCCATCCTCGAAGATCACGAAGATGAAACTCATCCCGAACATACTGTTGGCGCGGACGGCCTTCACGTTGGCAAGCCCTTGCAGCGCGGTGGCAATTGGATAGGTGACTTGGTCCTCAACAATCTGCGGCGAGCGGCCCATCCACTCGGTGAAGACAATCACTTGATGTTCGGAGAGATCGGGGATTGCGTCCACCGGAGTGGTCATCACCCCCCAAGCCCCAGCCCCCGAAAGGAGGAGGAACAGAAGGATCACCAACGCGCGGTGGTTCGCGCTCCAATCAATGATGCGTTCTATCATGGGAAACAGAAATCCGTTGCCGGGAGTTAGTTATTGGTTCCAGGTATCAATTGCACTATTTTCATCGCTGTATAATTGGAGTATCTCTATGATGAACATTACTGTCAGCGATGCCCAAGCTGATCTTCGGCGGCTTATCGCATTGGCGTTGCAGGGGGAGCAAATCATCATTGCTGATGATGGAAACCGGCGTGTGCTGCTTCAGCCAATGCCAACCGAAACGGAACCTCGCCGTTTAGGAACCGGCAAAGGCCTGCTCCTGTATATGGCTGATGATTTTGATGATACCCCTGATGAATTTCAAGGGGATATTGAATGAGCAACTACCTTATTGATACGCACACCTTTATCTGGATGCTCAATGGAAATCAGGAATTGATAGGAGCGAGCGCAATCGCCGCTCTTCTTGATTCGGAATCCGTTCTTCTGCTCAGCCAAGCCAGTATCTGGGAAATGGCGATCAAACTCTCAACAGGTAAGCTGCGATTTGCAGTCCCATTGCATGTCCTCATCGAAACCCAGACTGCTGCGTTAGGTGTGTCCGTCCTTCCAATTTCTACAAGTGCTCTTTGTGCCCTTGAATCGCTACCTCTCCATCACCGTGATCCATTTGATCGCCTCCTTGCGATTCAAGCATTGCATCACCAACTTATTTTTTTAAGTCGCGACACTGTCTTCGATTCCTATGGGGTACAACGCCAATGGTGATTTCAATTCAGGCATCATACCAGAAATCGCGCTGATAGAATTGGTATTAATGCCCTTCATGCCCGCTGCTGGTTCCTGCGTTTAGGCGGGCTTCGCTGTCAAGCAGGAAACCCCCTTCGGCGGCAACGTTTTCGCCGGCCCGCAGGTCGCCTCCGGTGATTGCGTACCACGCCCCATCGCTTGCGCCAATGGTGACTTTCCGGGCTTGGAACATATTCTTCTCCACCTCCACATACACCATGTCCATCCCCCCAGTCCGGACCACCGCGCCAACGGGAACGGCAAGGGAGCGGACGGGATCGGGAGCAAGGTTGGCGGTTAGGTACATCCCAGGTTTCAGCATCCCCCCGCCGTTGCCAAACACCCCGCGGACTTGCGCCGTGCGGGAGGCCGGGTCAATGGTGGGATAGATGAAATCCACCCGCCCCGTCAGCCGCTGGTTGCCAATTGCCGGGCCGCTAAGCCCCATCTCCATCCCCGCACGAATCCGCGGCAGGTCCGCCTCGAAGACGTTCGCCTTCACCCACACGCTGGACAAGTCCACCAACTCCAACAGCAAGGTTCCTTCGTTCACGTAGGCCCCTTCCACCACTGCGCGGCGTGCCACCATGCCGCTGATTGGGGCGTAGATGGTGATGGTTTCCGCAACGGTTCCGCGTTCCTCCAGCGCGGCGATTTGCGTGCTGGTCATCCCAAACTGCAGCAGCCGCGTCCGCGCCGCAGCAACAACCTTGTCGGCACGATTTCTTCCGTTGCTATCCCCGCCCACGGCGCGGAAATCAAGCGCGTTGCTGGTGGCCGATTCGTGCGCCAGCAGATACTCCTGCTGGGCGGCAATCAGCTCGCGGCTGAACAACTCCAGCAACGGCTGGCCTTTGCGGATTGCTTGCCATGTCTGCGTGGCGTACAAGCGTTCAATCCGCCCTGCAACGCGCGCGGCAACGGCCCGCTGTGTGGATTCGTTGACCTCCACAACCGCCGGAACCTGAATCCCCCTTCCCACCGCCCGCGACTCCACCGCGACGGTGCTTACCTGCGCCAACACTCGCCCACGCTCGGTCAGGTGGATCATGCTGGCGTGGCCGGTGTCGTGGCTGCTGTGGGGACCATTGTGGGACTCGTCGTGGGTTTGGCCGCTCCCTTCCGGCACAAGGTCCATGTGGCAGATTGGGCAGATGTCGGGACCCGGGCGCACCACTTGTGGGTGCATCGGGCAGATATATTTGGTGGCGGCGTTCCCCCCCTGTGCGGCGTTCGCTTCCCCCCCCGATTTCCACGGCTGGAAATGCCACAAGGCAAACCCGCCCCCGGCAAGAATCGCAAGGCCAATCGCGGCAATCAGTGCCCGGCGGCGGAATGTTGGTTGTGTTGAAGTTGAGTTCATCGGTGTTAGTCGTTTGTCATTCTCTGCTTCTCGTTCTCTCCTGCTGCGGTAGCGGTCCCGACCTTAGTCGGGGCCCAGGATCGAAGATGGCGCCGAAGGCTAAAGACCTTTTACCAATCCCGACGGAGGTCGGGGCGGCTACCCCTGACTTAGCCGGGGCCATCACGGTAGCGGCCCCGACCTTAGTCGGAGCCCAGGATCGAAGATGGCGCCGAAGGCTAAAGACCTTCGGCTACCCCTGACTTAGCCGGGGCGGCTACCCCTTCTATCAATCCCGATTCAATCGGGACGGCTCCTGGTCCTTTTTTATCAGTCGTTGGCTATCAGTTCTTCAATCATTGCTGCGGCCATGCCTTGCTCCATTTGCGCCATCAGCAGGTCCATGCGGGCCATGATGAGCATCTTCATGCCATCCAGAAGGGAAGGGAGCGGGGCGCGGTTGGCGGAGTACTCGTTCCGCAGGGCTTGCAGCGTTCGCTCAAGAAGTGGGGTTTGGGTTTGGCGCAGGTAGCCAATGGTGGCTTCGGCGCGGGAAAGCTGCGAGTAGGCCGCGCGGAGCATCCCCTCCATCTCCAACTCCATCCCTTTTCCTTCCTCCAGATTTTTTTCGGCTTCGGCCTGCCAGGCCAGTGCTTCACCTTCGGCGCGGTCGCGGCTCCAGCCGGTTGCGGGGATCGTCACCATTGCGCCAAGCGTCAGGCCCCAGTTCATCGGCTCGCCCGCGCCGGTAACGCCATGCTCGCCGGCGTTTGCCTCGCGCAGGGGATGGCCTTCCGGCATATATCCAACGCCGCCGCGCAGCATCAGCATCGGGCGGCCCATAGCGGTTGCGGCCTGGGATTGCAGGTTCGACATCTGGGCCATTGCTTCCATCCGGCGAAGCTCAGGGTGGCCGGCAATGGCCTTGCGCGCAGCGTCGAACGGCGGGGCGGAAACGGGGGGAAGCTCCGGTGAAATCTGGATTGGCGAGCCGGAGGGGAGGGCAAGAATCGCGTTCAGCTGCCCGACCGATTCGGCACGTTCGGCAGCGATGGTGGTGGCTTGGTTCGCCAGCCGCGCAAGCTCCGATTCAATCCGAAGCAGGTCCGACCCCGGCGTTTTCCCGGCCTGAAATCCGATGGTGGCGGTGCGGTGGACCAGCTCCGTCAGCCGTTGTTCTTCGGCGTTCAGCTCTACCTTCCGGTCGGCCAGCCAGATTGCCAGATACTCCTGCCGGACCTGCAACCGGAGCTTCCGCCGCAGCCCCGCAAGCGATGCCTCGGCAACGGGGCGTTCGGCGGCCATTGCGTTGGCCATTGCGCGATTCTGCCCAAACAAGGGGATCATCTGCTCGGCCATCAGCATTGTTTCGCCGTTGTTCCAGGGGGTTGGGTTGTCAATAACAAGGTCGCGGAACTCCATCCCGATGCTGGGCGGATCCCATGCCGAAGCGGAGCGTGCGCGGTGGTCCGCAACGGCGATTGCGTGCTGCGCCGCCCGCACCCTGGGGTGCACACGGAGCGCGATAGCGATAAGGGAATCAAGCGGCTGCGCCGAAGCCACCGCAGGCATTGCAAGCAAGGCAATGGCTGTGGCTGTGGCAATCATCCCACCTTTCCACCGGAGAAAACGGTTCATGGCCGTGAAGAAGGATTCTTGAGAAAACAGAACGAACGGGTTCGGCTGAATTGCTGCTGCCCGGAAACAGCGGGTTGTGCTGTTGGCCAATGGAGCAACGGGCGCGGGCTTCCACAGCTGCTTGGCAACAAAGGAAGCGACGAGGAAGGTTGGGAACGGTTACTCAGGATTGAGCAAAGCACGCCCCCGCGAACCGGAATGGATCCGCGAAGTGTGGGATCAAATCAGAAGTGTGGCGTTGCGGAGATAGGCGGTGCGGGCAAGGGCAACAATGCCGTCGGGAGGGGGAAGGTCCGCGGCGTGGCGATAGAGAAGAATGGGAAGACGGGGAAGAAGATCATGGACCGCTGCGGTCGCGAAATGCAACCCCGCTGCCGGCTCAGGCAGCTGCACTTTCGGAAGTGCCGAATCCACCTTGTCGGGGGCGATGGTCTTGTAGGTGCAGCAGGGGATCGAGCGGAATGACTTCTGGTTGGAGTGCTTCGGCGTTGATGTTGGAGCAACCTTGCAGGCCGAGCAAGCGGGGGCTTCCTTCTGTTGGCCACGCGCTGCGGCCTCGCGCTCCATCCGGCACGCGTGAAGCGTCACCGGAACGCCAAGCGTGTGGAACAGGAACGCCAGAAGCGTCAGCAGTATGGTAATCGGGCGGAACATGAA encodes:
- a CDS encoding type II toxin-antitoxin system prevent-host-death family antitoxin translates to MMNITVSDAQADLRRLIALALQGEQIIIADDGNRRVLLQPMPTETEPRRLGTGKGLLLYMADDFDDTPDEFQGDIE
- a CDS encoding type II toxin-antitoxin system VapC family toxin; protein product: MSNYLIDTHTFIWMLNGNQELIGASAIAALLDSESVLLLSQASIWEMAIKLSTGKLRFAVPLHVLIETQTAALGVSVLPISTSALCALESLPLHHRDPFDRLLAIQALHHQLIFLSRDTVFDSYGVQRQW
- a CDS encoding efflux RND transporter periplasmic adaptor subunit, with protein sequence MNSTSTQPTFRRRALIAAIGLAILAGGGFALWHFQPWKSGGEANAAQGGNAATKYICPMHPQVVRPGPDICPICHMDLVPEGSGQTHDESHNGPHSSHDTGHASMIHLTERGRVLAQVSTVAVESRAVGRGIQVPAVVEVNESTQRAVAARVAGRIERLYATQTWQAIRKGQPLLELFSRELIAAQQEYLLAHESATSNALDFRAVGGDSNGRNRADKVVAAARTRLLQFGMTSTQIAALEERGTVAETITIYAPISGMVARRAVVEGAYVNEGTLLLELVDLSSVWVKANVFEADLPRIRAGMEMGLSGPAIGNQRLTGRVDFIYPTIDPASRTAQVRGVFGNGGGMLKPGMYLTANLAPDPVRSLAVPVGAVVRTGGMDMVYVEVEKNMFQARKVTIGASDGAWYAITGGDLRAGENVAAEGGFLLDSEARLNAGTSSGHEGH
- a CDS encoding TolC family protein — its product is MNRFLRWKGGMIATATAIALLAMPAVASAQPLDSLIAIALRVHPRVRAAQHAIAVADHRARSASAWDPPSIGMEFRDLVIDNPTPWNNGETMLMAEQMIPLFGQNRAMANAMAAERPVAEASLAGLRRKLRLQVRQEYLAIWLADRKVELNAEEQRLTELVHRTATIGFQAGKTPGSDLLRIESELARLANQATTIAAERAESVGQLNAILALPSGSPIQISPELPPVSAPPFDAARKAIAGHPELRRMEAMAQMSNLQSQAATAMGRPMLMLRGGVGYMPEGHPLREANAGEHGVTGAGEPMNWGLTLGAMVTIPATGWSRDRAEGEALAWQAEAEKNLEEGKGMELEMEGMLRAAYSQLSRAEATIGYLRQTQTPLLERTLQALRNEYSANRAPLPSLLDGMKMLIMARMDLLMAQMEQGMAAAMIEELIAND